One region of Juglans regia cultivar Chandler chromosome 4, Walnut 2.0, whole genome shotgun sequence genomic DNA includes:
- the LOC118348249 gene encoding uncharacterized protein LOC118348249 yields MAKSSNATAVIISLVLMLSLFLITFSPVAEGRFIGVGMVKEEEEAAGILCDLVHGVESGETCSGVVEKFKLNAETFTLINPNLNCDALFVGQWVCIDGAPN; encoded by the exons ATGGCCAAGTCTTCCAACGCTACAGCTGTGATTATTTCCTTGGTCTTGATGCTCTCTCTTTTCCTCATCACCTTCTCCCCGGTGGCTGAAGGTCGATTTATTGGCG TTGGGATGGtgaaagaggaggaggaggcagCGGGCATTCTTTGTGATCTTGTGCATGGTGTAGAAAGTGGAGAGACATGCTCTGGGGTTGTTGAGAAGTTCAAGTTGAATGCTGAGACCTTCACTTTGATCAACCCTAACCTCAACTGCGATGCACTCTTCGTTGGTCAATGGGTCTGCATTGACGGGGCTCCAAACTAG